In the genome of Desulfovibrio desulfuricans, one region contains:
- the motA gene encoding flagellar motor stator protein MotA, with protein MYLLIGLVIVAASVGTGYTMAHGDWGVLFQPAEFIIILGCGLGAFFGSQTKYTFGLVVKSLKHLFADPGSSKGHYLETLALLYALFSKMHREGVISIESDVEKPESSPIFSKYPNISKDATVVNFVGDTLRVYLTTGDPADIDSLMDVDIETMREEGILPAHAVSHMAESLPGMGIVACVLGVVLAMGKINEPPEVLGHYIAAALVGTFFGILACYGLFGPMGAKLENYVAEEHFYFNSIKEAVAAAIRGSTPLIAVEYGRRAIPYPFRPSFAEMEERLKSG; from the coding sequence ATGTACTTACTTATAGGACTGGTCATTGTTGCGGCTTCTGTCGGCACGGGCTACACCATGGCCCACGGCGACTGGGGCGTTCTTTTTCAGCCCGCCGAGTTCATCATCATTCTGGGTTGCGGTCTTGGGGCTTTTTTTGGTTCGCAGACCAAGTACACCTTTGGCCTGGTTGTCAAAAGCCTCAAGCACCTCTTTGCCGACCCGGGTTCCAGCAAGGGACACTACCTCGAAACGCTGGCCCTGCTTTACGCGCTTTTTTCCAAGATGCACCGCGAAGGCGTCATCAGTATTGAAAGCGATGTGGAAAAGCCCGAATCCAGCCCCATTTTCAGCAAGTATCCCAACATTTCCAAAGACGCCACAGTGGTCAACTTTGTGGGCGACACGTTGCGCGTGTACCTGACCACCGGCGACCCCGCCGACATTGACAGCCTTATGGACGTGGATATCGAGACCATGCGCGAAGAAGGCATCTTGCCGGCGCATGCCGTATCGCACATGGCCGAATCGCTGCCGGGCATGGGTATTGTGGCCTGCGTGCTGGGCGTCGTGCTTGCCATGGGCAAGATCAACGAACCGCCGGAAGTTCTGGGCCACTACATCGCGGCAGCACTTGTAGGCACGTTTTTTGGTATTCTTGCCTGCTATGGCCTCTTTGGCCCCATGGGCGCAAAGCTTGAAAACTATGTGGCTGAAGAACATTTTTATTTCAACTCCATCAAGGAAGCCGTGGCGGCGGCTATTCGCGGCTCTACCCCGCTTATCGCCGTTGAATACGGACGCAGGGCCATACCCTATCCCTTCCGGCCTTCGTTTGCCGAAATGGAAGAACGCCTCAAGAGCGGCTAA
- a CDS encoding AsmA family protein: protein MKRVFLWIMGGIALLAGAAFVLVSRVDTGFVVRQIADATAKATGQPLQFDTPPGISFFPPGVHFGQAHWGNASDGQGVSIAVKSGMAQLELSPLLAGNVVVREIRLDSPAIEVREGKSVAAGSPKTDQPAAENAPKAGAEPVALPIELKRLVLRQGSVVYMAASGQTLSINDVNLSVENLRVGQEAVVQCDFTFVLGGKTAAASEAGSMTGTLAFSSRLRYAPPQLLFRQTALTVTPLTGLLPKEAGPLQLTCEGSLRLSDLHLQLNKAVLNMPQARLNISGEAALGAPSFNGSLEIEGSPHKLAALAGQKIKAVAGKDELRFRTMLRYTSDALNFSQMQLQLDDIALRGGLRLDLPADAPMGITADVQAGMINLDPYLPAPEAPAKGAEAKAQASDGGPAHAKRTAKPDAAAMRKMPALDIRAKVGGISKDGLQVKDIILALKGEKGRYNLTSLTASLGSGGAVKATGSMDMAAQTCAVKAHAADVELGPLMVALGKSRMVDGTALFDADLTMGCGSAADMRQSLAGRGLVEIRQLHVPAMAELSKSLPMLAGKGGPLPDRFDLARAPFTAKDGEINAAPITVTSPSLNALGKARISLPRQHLDAAMDIKTLGLTIPVTAKGPLSDISYGVDPKFALDMAKSLPGTLVNTGKQAGGVTKDATKGAGGLLRGILGK, encoded by the coding sequence ATGAAGCGTGTTTTTTTATGGATTATGGGCGGCATTGCCCTGCTGGCAGGGGCGGCGTTTGTTCTGGTCAGTCGCGTGGACACGGGCTTTGTGGTGCGGCAGATCGCTGACGCCACGGCCAAAGCCACAGGCCAGCCCCTGCAGTTCGACACCCCGCCCGGAATTTCCTTTTTCCCCCCTGGCGTCCACTTTGGTCAAGCTCACTGGGGCAATGCAAGCGACGGACAGGGCGTGTCCATCGCGGTCAAGAGCGGCATGGCCCAGCTGGAACTCAGCCCGCTGCTGGCGGGCAATGTGGTTGTGCGCGAAATCCGGTTGGACAGCCCTGCCATCGAAGTGCGCGAGGGCAAATCCGTCGCCGCCGGCTCGCCCAAAACCGACCAGCCCGCCGCCGAAAACGCGCCCAAGGCCGGCGCGGAACCCGTAGCCCTGCCCATTGAACTGAAACGCCTGGTCCTGCGCCAGGGTTCGGTTGTCTATATGGCCGCTAGCGGCCAGACCCTGAGCATCAACGACGTGAATCTTTCGGTCGAAAACCTGCGCGTGGGGCAAGAGGCCGTGGTGCAGTGCGACTTTACCTTTGTCCTTGGCGGCAAAACCGCCGCCGCGTCTGAGGCTGGCAGCATGACAGGAACGCTGGCCTTTTCATCCCGTCTGCGCTACGCGCCGCCGCAGCTGCTTTTTCGGCAGACCGCGCTGACCGTCACCCCACTGACAGGGTTGCTGCCCAAGGAGGCAGGCCCTCTGCAGCTGACCTGCGAGGGTTCGCTACGGCTCAGCGACCTGCACCTGCAGCTGAACAAGGCCGTGCTCAACATGCCGCAGGCGCGTCTGAACATTTCCGGCGAGGCGGCCCTTGGCGCGCCGTCGTTTAACGGCTCACTGGAGATCGAAGGCTCGCCCCACAAGCTGGCGGCGCTGGCGGGCCAAAAAATCAAGGCCGTCGCAGGCAAGGACGAGTTGCGGTTCAGAACCATGCTGCGTTACACGTCCGATGCCCTCAACTTCAGCCAGATGCAGCTGCAGCTGGACGATATTGCCCTGCGCGGCGGGCTGCGCCTCGACCTGCCTGCTGATGCCCCTATGGGCATAACAGCGGACGTACAGGCGGGCATGATCAATCTCGACCCCTATCTGCCTGCCCCCGAGGCTCCCGCCAAGGGTGCGGAGGCCAAGGCCCAAGCCAGCGACGGCGGCCCGGCCCACGCCAAACGCACCGCCAAACCAGATGCTGCGGCAATGCGCAAGATGCCCGCCCTGGACATCCGCGCCAAGGTGGGCGGCATCAGCAAGGACGGCCTGCAGGTCAAGGACATTATACTGGCCCTCAAGGGCGAAAAAGGCCGCTACAACCTGACCTCGCTGACGGCCAGCCTTGGCAGCGGCGGAGCCGTCAAGGCCACGGGCAGCATGGACATGGCCGCGCAGACCTGCGCCGTCAAGGCCCATGCCGCCGATGTGGAACTTGGCCCGCTTATGGTGGCCCTTGGCAAGAGCCGTATGGTGGACGGTACAGCCCTGTTCGACGCGGACCTGACCATGGGCTGCGGCTCAGCGGCAGACATGCGGCAAAGCCTCGCCGGGCGAGGGCTGGTTGAAATACGCCAGCTGCACGTGCCCGCCATGGCCGAGCTTTCAAAAAGCCTGCCCATGCTCGCGGGCAAGGGCGGCCCCCTGCCCGACCGGTTTGATCTGGCCCGCGCGCCCTTTACGGCCAAGGACGGCGAAATAAACGCAGCGCCCATAACCGTGACCTCGCCCAGCCTCAACGCCCTTGGCAAGGCCCGCATCAGCCTGCCCAGGCAGCACCTCGACGCCGCAATGGACATCAAGACCCTAGGGCTGACCATACCTGTGACGGCTAAGGGACCTTTGAGTGACATTTCGTACGGCGTTGACCCCAAATTTGCCCTGGATATGGCCAAAAGTCTGCCCGGCACGCTGGTAAACACGGGCAAACAGGCCGGAGGCGTCACCAAGGACGCGACCAAGGGCGCGGGCGGCCTGTTGCGCGGCATTTTGGGCAAGTAA